The stretch of DNA AAGCATCAAAACCTTCTCTGTGTTCTTGATGCCTTTCACCTTCTCAGCGGCTTCCTCGACCTTCAGAACGGCGACCGATACGCCGGGAGGCGCTAGCATGATCTGGAGCTGCTTGAGAGTGGGGTTCCCCGCCATCTTGTCGTTTACAACCCATATCGCAGTCACGCCGAACTTCTTCGTCCAAGCGGTTGTGACCTGACCGTGAATGAAACGGTCGTCTATACGTATGAAGATGTTTTGCTGCGATGCCATCAAATCTCACCTGCTGAACCTGCTTTTAACTTTTTTCGATAAGCGACTTCTCCTGACTCTCGGAGATCTCCCTGAACTCCGCTCCCACAAACGCTCTCACGCCCTGAACTCCAGCCTGCCTGGCGCTCCTAACGGCGCTCTCGACATCTGGAGCTTCGTTGGACAGGAGGTCGATCAGCATCGGCATGTTGAA from Infirmifilum sp. NZ encodes:
- a CDS encoding PTS system mannose/fructose/N-acetylgalactosamine-transporter subunit IIB; the protein is MASQQNIFIRIDDRFIHGQVTTAWTKKFGVTAIWVVNDKMAGNPTLKQLQIMLAPPGVSVAVLKVEEAAEKVKGIKNTEKVLMLFENPVDVLSFLEKSGIKVNSILLGQMGLRAGRVYIEKTFAIGPEDHKALLRLLDMGVKLYYQQLPDFPPKPVDMEQKIRSLKF